The Amphiura filiformis unplaced genomic scaffold, Afil_fr2py scaffold_238, whole genome shotgun sequence DNA segment ttttatttttgctccaacattgtaTAAGACTTCTACATCATCAAAATAAAGAGTGAGGTTAACATTGCGGCGGGGCAGCCCAGGGTTGCctgtcttcaggaaatttcctgatttcaggaaattttacttggCTGTTCCTGTACATATGTATGGGCAAAGTaaatttttcaggaaatttgttgccatttcaggattttttgacaccactgactggcatctctttCCCTAATGTGTTTGAATTTAAATGTGATACATTTTATATGGTGACAACCAGAGATTCTTTACTAATGAGATAGGACACTCTCTGCAAAccgcctataccatgctataccaaGAGTTGAAGACAGGCGTAAATGCGCCTGCCAAGTCTTACTACTTAActtgtaatgagaagataccgtagagtcctacatagaagtctgaggaagagacggtccgaattgacctaccttgacctataatttatgaggagaatcacatttttgtaccgctcacaaaacaaagagtaataagtccgcccaccgctgtcaatcattctaatgaacgaTTAAACAGAACgaataaacaagctctggcaatgacgtaatcctaattataaatgagagaatcacattgtacatgtactgtctgctgtactagatgtcttccaacaagtgccggagtgtcgcgggcctgtgacaaccttcacaaacatcATATGtgatatcattcattcatttgaaaATGAATGAAGATGCCATGAGTTGTTCCTGGTACGTCTGAAGAGCTTTTGCCTTCATGTGATTTTCTGCATCGATGAGTGTTTTTGGTACTACACTGCTCTGTAGTTTTCTTTTGCACTTACTGATGCAATTGCCTTGATAATCATACGGGGGTTAACCAACGTTATGCCAAGATCATACAATGCGAATTGCTCAGCAAATGAGGCGTCGCTATGTGTTTGAATTATTAGGCAATCAGGACTCCCCCACttccataatgggctattccagttgaaatccatacaccccctatggaagacatgtccataatctcccacacagtgggtatagatttcaagtggaaATTTGAAATGTACACACTAAGTGTGGAAGActaaagattaaggtaatgtcttccatagggtgtgtatggatttcagctggaatagcccttttACACAGAACAGTGTATGCATTTGTAGATCTACAAgcagggctggaaaaaatgaaaatttacctggaagatgatcaaaatttcctttcaaaaagacaaattcctatgtatttctttgttgaaggaccttaatttccctccaaacttcCATATTTCCCGGGAAGGAGTTTCCCACTTTCCACATATTTTCCAGGCATATCTACAAGAAAATGGCTGAACTGTGTCTGTTAGTCTGTGATAAATGATGCAGTGTTCTGTGAATAGGGGCATTAGATTATAAAACTTGTTACAAAATGTTGACATTATTGCACAAAAAAGTTGACATGATAGCGCTGTATTCCAAATGAAAGTTGTAAACAACTCGAACTAAATCATCCAGTTATAAATAAAGTATTAAAATTAATGTCCTTTTGTTATCTCACAGGTGCGGAGATGCTGTGCAGCTAATTGAGCAGTCTCCACTCGGTAAGATCTTTATTTGTACCTTTGGCAGTGCCAAGCACAGTACTTCAGGCTGCCGTAGAACTTACCTCTCAGGGCGTGACTTACAGGCGCATATCAATCACAGACATAACAGGCTGCAGccacagcagcagcaacagcagccacagcagcagcaacagcagcagcagcgaGAACAgccacaacaacaacagcagcagcagtccACTCCAATGACCACAGCATCTGCCCAAGATCAGTCATTGCGAAGTCAGAACAGAATGCCTGATACACCGGTGTCAGATCACAGGCCACCTGGGTACGAAACATTTTCACAGCCACCTCCACCACCAAACCAAGGGGTGATGCACAATCCGTATGAAGAAGAACCCGATGCCATGCCAGACTCTCCTACTACCCAAGAGGAATATGGTATGGGCCGAATACAAGTCCGCAAATCTAATCTGATTACTGTGCCATTACAAGACAATAGAGCGCCGCAGCATCCCCCTCCTCCTCAACATGCCCCACAACATCCTCCGCCAAGTCACCATGCTCCTCCCCCTCAACAACACCCTCCCCAACACCCTCCGTCTGTGTCTGTCTACCAAAGCAATATGCCTGGTCAGCTTCCCCAACAGCACCCAGCAGTACCTCCACCACCGCCGCAACATGGCTACCCGCAGCACGGCCCCGTATCGTATGCCCCGCCAATGGTGACACATTCGGTGCCGCAGTCAGTGCCGCGTCAACAACCTCAGCCACAGAACCCGCACTATAGTATGGCACCACCCCCACCAGTGCCCCCTGTGTCCCATATGGGACAGCCACCTCCAAGATATGACTCTGGTCCACCTCATCCATCTTTCAGTGGGCAAGTAGGACCTATGGCAAACCAAAGCCCACCCTTTCAGAGTGCAGTTTTGCCTACATCAACCCAATGGAACCCTGGACTTGGACCACCCCCTCCCCGTATTATCATGACTCAAGCACCGTCAATGCCAGCACCTGTTCCTGCCCCAGGGATGCCACATCCTCAGTCAGGACCACCGCCACCTCGTCCAGATATGGGGCCACCTCCACCAAGAACTGATGGAAGATACAGGACTCCATATTTTTCCTAATGAGTGTATGTTTTGCAGATAATGTTACGTTCACAAGATAAGAAGGCGGATCCCTATTTACTCTAAGGTATTGAAACTAACAAATTTATTTCCTATAGGATTCCTTCCGAAGCAAATGTGTTTTAGCCTATCATTGAGTTTAATTTGTAGTTTTCAAAGTTGTAAGTGTAAAAAAACTCTTCTGaataaatattattgaaataaagGCTCTGATCTATTATGACATGGAAGACATTGATGATATCAGTAACCTCCGCACCTCATCTAATGAGGAATTTAATTGGGACTTGCATAACGTGTGTTATTCGGAGGTTATGAATATATGCTAGAATGCCTTTCACATGCATCATATAAGGCATGCAGGTTTAAGAAACAACccttttttgatataaaattggatcgatttagcccatatttatttttatgtagttttaaaatattggatgaggcgtagtcgagtccaatattttaaaactcatagcttgataccaataaatattgggtgtaaagcatccaattttatcataattatgttttggatccaatattttcacacacttggactcatcaaaacataataatgcctaTAATGTTGGGCCTAAATAATTAGGAAAACATGATCGCTTCACAGTTTTTGTGCTAGAGCACAATCTGCAGAAATAAGAGATAGATGGGGcataatttcttttctttttgctcaAGTTCAACTTCCAACACAGAATCAGTTAATTGTACATGTAGTACTTAGTGTTTAATTACTTAATAAAATCTGTACTGTCTGTTgcttacactaccagattcccaCTGCTGACcctagaggtacactgctgcccaactAGTGAACTTTGTAGCTACTCTAATtaagagtaccagtgcagtaccaatccagtaccagtgtgtgtgTGCTATACTGTATACATGTGATTCTGATGTGTGTACCAATAAAGTAGCAGGGCAGCAACGTACCTCTGGGGGTGGCAGCAATAGGAATATGGACGTGTATGTTCCATCAAGGTGTGGGGTTGAAAAAGGGCAatgccagttgaaattcatacaccccctatggaagacatgaccctaatcttccacacagactcgaagagtgtgcatttcaaatggaactagCTGCAtcggtgactcaatttgaaatctgcgtcctgtgagggagattaagttCATTATGTATTTTAACTTGACTA contains these protein-coding regions:
- the LOC140145370 gene encoding uncharacterized protein, producing the protein MSKHPDYMGTGFAMHHNRRLKWDQKLNLIGEKVFDPMIHCCGKCRLPILSYGRMIPCKHVFCFDCAKSTDKVCLRCGDAVQLIEQSPLGKIFICTFGSAKHSTSGCRRTYLSGRDLQAHINHRHNRLQPQQQQQQPQQQQQQQQREQPQQQQQQQSTPMTTASAQDQSLRSQNRMPDTPVSDHRPPGYETFSQPPPPPNQGVMHNPYEEEPDAMPDSPTTQEEYGMGRIQVRKSNLITVPLQDNRAPQHPPPPQHAPQHPPPSHHAPPPQQHPPQHPPSVSVYQSNMPGQLPQQHPAVPPPPPQHGYPQHGPVSYAPPMVTHSVPQSVPRQQPQPQNPHYSMAPPPPVPPVSHMGQPPPRYDSGPPHPSFSGQVGPMANQSPPFQSAVLPTSTQWNPGLGPPPPRIIMTQAPSMPAPVPAPGMPHPQSGPPPPRPDMGPPPPRTDGRYRTPYFS